The DNA sequence TCgggtataaattaaaatggactAGTTTTTGTGGTCGTACCAAAATGGACCACTTTAAGGGACGAGGGAAGGGTATTATTTAACATTTATATGGCGATACTTAGGATTCCAATTTTGTGGAATTTAAGGCCAAAATGGTTGGATATTTAATTCCGAGAACTTGTATGGAGAAGGAATTCCCGCTTTGCTCCCAAATTGTTAGGTTAATGTCCCTTCTTGTTTATGTAGGATTATGTAGAAATATATATCCCTAGTGTCTATCCAGTGTACTTTCTTAAAGTATTATACCATAATAACCATGATGAATGACCTTGACAGGCTGCAGCACTTGCAATGGATGAATCAATTTTGGATGCTGATCAAGTAGAAAATCTCATTAAGTTTTGTCCAACTAAAGAAGAGATGGAACTTCTTAAGGTGAAGCTTGGTTGCAATTCTGCAGTTTGCTAATCAAAAAAACGTATCGTCTTTTAACTAATGTATTTGTAACTATTTAGGGCTACACAGGGGACAAGGAGACTTTGGGGAAGTGCGAACAGGTTTGTGAACTCTAGCCAAATTACTTTATTTGTCTATTATGTTTGTCCTGCATTATGATGATTTTTCTCGCAAGGGATTAGTCTAGTTAATCCTTTTTGCTGTTAGAATCTTGTTACTATTTCTTAAGCTGgtttaatgagaaatttgtGCTCATGCAATCTGAGATTAGATTAGTCCACCTATTTTTCTGAACGGTCATGTAATTTCTTAGTTACTAAGCATTAGTTAAGGACATTATTTTCTGTTAAGGGCTTAAGGCATTCTTGCAAGTTTGAAGTCATTATTTATggaaaagatgattttaagAGAAATACTCTGAGGTTCCTCATAGGTTTGCAATCAGTGGTACTATATTCTGATTCCTATTCCGATTCTTCTGAATCATGGTATAACATTCAATATGTGAAGATGAGTATAGGGTCTATAGACTATAGTGTATTGTGACAGAATTTTCGCATATAAGCACATTAATTTCCTGTTTTCTTTTTGCCTCCCTTTTGCAAATAGGCCTAATTCTATTACCATAGCATGAACACTAATTAATGGATTTCAGACTTCTAGCTCATTTACAAATTATATCTGCATATAATCCCCTTTTTTTGCCTCATTTCCTGATTCCCCTTTCTGCCATGTAATGCTATTTTTATTGGTGCTTTATGATCACTCACGGGTCTCGGGTTTTACTTCTCAGTTTTTCCTGGAGCTGATGAAGGTTCCACGAGTGGAATCTAAGTTAAGGGTTTTCTTATTCAAGATCCAATTCAACTCTCAGTCTTCTGATTTCAAGAAAAGCTTGAACACTGTAAATTCAGCATGTAACGAGGTACGCCTGAAATTCTATATTTAGCCAACATGTATTTATCAGAAACACCTCAATGACATAACTTCACTTGTGCTAGGTTCGGAGCTCCCTCAAGCTTAAAGAAATTATGAAGAAGATTTTATATCTTGGAAATACATTAAACCAAGGAACTGCTAGAGGTATGGACcttttttaatcaaaacatGTCCAAGTTATATAAGAGCAGGACTTCAAGGACTTCATTGAAATGAGGGCAAAAGGTCTAAATTTATGcacttttgaaattttgttggacTACTACCCCTTTAATTTACGGAACCAAAGAATCCCATCATTTTGAGATTTTAGCATagttctttaaatttttagaaaagtttcatgatttttcttgTTGCagaataacatttttttcagTTCTAAAAGCATATTCAAAGCTTAATATTTAGTTTCTGTATTTAGGTTCTGCTCTTGGATTCAAATTAGACAGTCTCTTGAAGCTCACAGATACACGTGCATCCAACAGCAAGATGACACTCATGCATTATCTTTGTAAGGTATTGTCTCgtgtttattaattttgtatttatctATATGATTCTTCTACTATTTCTCTCATGCCCCAAGAAGTTAGCATTATTGTTATCCTAATTGAGTCAATTAAAATGACCAAATGTTGTTCTTTTGATTGGTTATCACCTTCTTCAAAGTTCTGGCACCAACTATTTTAATTGGTTTAAATTTAACCACTGGACAGCTGGTTAGGAATGCCATATTTCCTCTTTCATGTTACAACATCTGTTAAAACTTTCTTTTGACCTGGCCGTTTATTATCAAAGGCTGTGCATACCCAGTAAATCTGGCGTTGTGTTAACGAAAAACACCTTTTCTTCAGGTGCTTGCTGCAAAGACACCAGCTCTTTTAGACTTTCATCAAGATCTTGTTAGCTTAGAAGCTGGCGCTAAGGTTCATATAAATCCTCTATCTGTTGGATAGATTTCAAAACCCCTTGAATTATTTGAAGAATAATGAGTTTCCTCGTGTAGATACAATTGAAATCCTTGGCAGAAGAGATGCAAGCCATTATCAAAGGTTTAGAGAAGGTAAAGCAGGAATTGGCTGCTTCGGAAAACGATGGTCCTGTATCTGAAACTTTTCGCAAGGTATTTTGGTATATTCAATATGTTTTCAGTTTCTACCAGTTTCATGCATGCTTACACTTCTGCAGTATAAATTGTAATTCTGAACTTGTCATTGAGGCCGTGGTTTCATCTTGTGAAAATCTGTTATGTTTTGTCTTAACATGAGAagcttattcttttttttcagaCATTGAAGGAATTCGTCACCACTGCTGAGAGTGACGTGGCCTCTGTGACATCTCTATATTCTATTGCGGTACATTTCTTTAAACAAATGTCTCAGATCATTTTCTGGTTGCTGTTGGTTATCTGATATCATTGATTATTGTTTGCAGGGGAGAAATGCAGATGCACTAGCTCAGTATTTTGGTGAGGACCCTGCACGATGCCCTTTCGAGCAAGGTAACATTACAATATGCTCTCTTCCTTGCTGATATACCACATAGCACCTTACTGATCCCGTGCCTTATCATTTATGCAGTCATTGCAACCCTCTTGAACTTTGTCAGAATGTTCCGGAAAGCTCATGAAGAAAACTGCAAACAGGCTGAACTGGAAAAGAAGAAAGCCCAGAAGGAAGCTGAAATGGAGAATGCCCAAGGATTAAACCTGTCGAAGAGAGCCAAACGCTGAGTTGAATGCTTTTTAGCAGAGACACATATGGCTGTTCCCAACGCCCAGCCTTATGCCCGTCTACAATATTTGACTGCATACACCGCAGGATGCAGCCAACAAGCCCTCAGCTTTTCTGGAAACCCGGTGCAGAGGGTGCTGTCGAGCCATCACAAAACCTGAAACTGTAGAGAAGGAAATTTGAGAAAGCCCGGTGATTGTTGGGATGGTGATCGCAACGGAGATTTCTTCATTAGAGGTACGTGTTGAGCCCTCGACATTGCAGGTTAAAAGGACTAATGAGAACACATGCTCGTTTCTATGTGAGAAAACTGTAGCTCTCCCGGTTTTCAGTATCACCACATTGAATCACCGGTCGCTAGATGAAAGTTGTACATAAATGCTAACCCTCTACTTAGATTTAACACTAATTCTTTGGTGTAGTTATAGAATTCGTTTTGGCTCCTCGCGTTGAAATGCATCCTTGTATAGAACCCGAGTAGAgagaatatattatatagaaCTAGAAGAGCATAGTCTAAGATTTGTAGATAGATGATCTAATCTAGCATAGGTTTTTTGGTCTCATCTGTTTCCATTTACTTTCAAGAATTGGATAAATTCATTCATTAGTGAGAAGTTTTCAAGCTTGATCTGTTGTTTTTTCTTATCTAGCTTCATTTGTGTTTCaatcttatattttatgttgcaAGTACAAGTCTTGTATGGGATGTTGGTGATGACAAATATAGCTATATGttagtataaaaattgaaagccACTTGGCTTGGGTTGAGTAATTAGTTTGATGAAATAAGTTCAACCGTCTTAACTACCTAAACTTCTCATTGGGGCAAtcaataagagaaaaaaaatgctgCTCAACTgtttataactatattttcgATATTCAATTGTACCATCTCTTTCTTCCCTATTTAACTTCCCTTCAACGTTACATATGCtctataatttctttttttcacaaatgttattaatttcaattttaaaaataaaattgaagggTCAAACAGATAGTGGGGCAATTGTCTTTAACTTTATTACTCTCAACATCcaacaaaaatagtttcatttttcattttggatcgTCCAATAGTATTTTTCGAAACTTTTTTACAATACATTATGTTATTGCCCtcatacatattttaatttacaacCTATATTACTAGAGACCGCCattcaaaatataactatacACTATTAAAAATGCCAGTCTCACTTTTTAACTTACActgttatttcaattattttttttctatttctctttctaattACCGATTCCGCGttaaaatataggagtatgaCAGAACCTATGAATTATGGACTATTTTCAAGGGGATCGAAAGAGTAATTTTCAAGAAACATGGCACATTAAATTGATCATACTTGGAGAAGGACCATATTTGATGAATCCTGAtcatgtcacatttttctaaataaaaacatatactcctactatgtACAGAGATATTTGATTAATCTATagtacaaatttattatgatCACTATATTCAATGAAATCATAAATACACACATAATGCATATTAATGAGGCAGTGTAGCATATATAACTTGTTCAtgattgataatttgatatggTAAAACATTTGCGGTTTTAATAGCCACAAATAGCATCAAATTCCTTTAATAATGTTACACATATTAATACCAAAGTATATGTATGTTCATCAACTGTCAGTTTTCATATTAACAATACACAAATTCTTAAGCAGTTGAAAAAATTCACATGACTCTGCAtctctattttcatttacaaactccatttttttaaatttctgaaTTCTTCCAAGAATCTGTCTTCATCTTTACATTTCACAGCTAAAACTTTCTAACTCAAAAACTTATCCACACCTTTATTAATTcccaagaaaaataaaattgaatgctGAAATTCAAACCGCCGATTCCATCGCCTTCCCTTGCTTGATGAATTCAATCCGGTGAGGGCAAAAATCACGCTGCTCTTCTCTGCAACTCTTCAAGAAAACGTAACCGACAATGGTGTCGATGATCAGAACCACCGCGTAGAGATACGCGACGAGCGCCGCCTCCGCCACCATCGCCGGAGTTACTTTAATTTCGCGGCTGAGCACGCGGTACTGAAACAGAGCTTCCACGGCGGCGAGCGCCATATTCATCGGCACCGCCAGCGACAATGCGGCGGAGGTCCGCCCTCGGATCGCCACGCACGCCTCCAAAATCGAGCTGAAtccgccggcgccggcgccggAATCTTCGGCGGCGGCGATGATGAGGGCGAGGCCGGAGACGATGTAGGCGTTGGCGAGGGCGATGGAGTAGCATATGGCGCCGGTGGCGGAGAGGAGCAGCCGGAATCTCGGGGAGGAGAGGCTGAAGGCGTCGGAGAGGTTGAAGGCGGCGGCGAGGAGGCAGAAGCAGGTGGCGTTGGTGGCGAGGATGAGGAGAGAGTTGCATATCTGAGTGGAGACGAGGCGGTTGAAGGTGGAGATGAGGGAGAGGAATGAGTGGGGTTTGttgtggtggtggaggagtTTGACGACGGCGGCCTTGGCGAGGAGGAGGAAGGAGAGGGAGAAGGGgagggagaaggagaaggagaggaTGGTTTGGGCGAGCTTGAGGTTGAGGATGGCGAAGAGCTCGGATTGGGGGGGGATTCCCGCGGCGAGGAAGAGGGAGTGGAGGCGGCCGTGGAGTAAGGGGAAGAGGCGGGAGGAGGCGACGAGGGGAGGGGAGAGGAGGGTGGAGGCGGCAaaggggaggaggaggagggccGGGGCGGTGGAGAGGTGGTGGAAGTTTTGGAGGAATGTGAAGATGGATTTTCGCATGATTCTTGATGGACTAGTCATTGTTGATGAGTGGTGGTAGTAGTAGAAGTTTTGTGACATATTGAAATGATGAATTGATGGGGTTGAGAGAGTGTATAAAAGAGGGGGTTGTGTGTGTGATATTGGGATGGGAAGGGAAATGGAATGGGATGGTCTAACAACTGCTATGAACTAACTGTATTGGCATTAGCTGAGGTGGAGTTGTTTCTTCATGGGTTGAGTGTTTTGGTTTTCCTGGTGTGACTGGTGAGAATTTTTGATATGGCAACTAACTACCATCCCAATAGTTTGGATGCCAAGCAATTACTTGCATAGTCTGATAGTCAAGCACAGATATCCTAATTGCACAAAACAGGACTATGAGATGCTAATAGGGATGCCAAATTATGCATATTAGGTCATTATCTGATCAACTTGATAACGACTCAATTTAATAAGGCATATTCTGAAACTTACGTATTAAGAAAATCCTCAACCAAATTAGAACTCAACATGCTACCTTCAAATTTGAACACGAATAACGACTTGAACATGCTATACACTTTATACGATTTAAACCAATGTTATATTTACATGATTAAACCTGATTTTTAGACTTGatttacacaaataaaaacatgattACACGAACCTAGAGAATAAAACTAacgtatatattttttaaataaaataattaaaataatacttaatacttatttagttattttttaatgggtTGCTTAAATCTAACCTGAAATTATCGAATTTCTAAAAGTCGATCCGATAATGACACGAAACCAATAAGGCTAGACTCAAAcctattaattttatgcatgTTAGTATTGGAATTTTGTGTCTTGACGAAAATTGTTAGCCCTAGTTGCGACTTGtgaatggagagagtattacaTACGACTAGTGTTGGCGGCACAACGAAAATTTTACTAGTTAATTTTAGGGGTCATTACTTCTGGTTTGAGCTTTATGATAGTACTACATATGACTAGTATATCAAAAGGTGTTTTGTGACCTGCAAAAATATCTTATAGTGATATACAACATGGGGTAATAGGCAATAACCCAACTAATAATACTGggtttgattttttcttctttgtcaATAACATCATGTGAATTAGATCTTTCATTTTCACCGTGAAATGTAACATCATTATCAGGTGTCAGCTTAGGATCTAAGTTAGGAATTTTATTGAGTTGCttgtattttaaaaagaaaacaacctCTTTTATGATTACTTGGAATATACTTACTTTTGTAGATTAAATACATCGCACAAGCTATTTTTACCTTTGCAATTATTCCGTGGcctttaatattttaacatcTCCTTATTTAAGGTGAATAAGATCTTCATTTTATGGACAATAACAGTATTTAGTGGTGTAATTAAGTGAGATATCAGTGTCGATTTTAATTGGGCATTTAATAATTGTTCACGTTTGTTTAAATACAAACACACATAgatctttttatttgaaaaccAATATACATTGATCtattaaaaagttcaaattGTGTTTTGAGTTCTCCCAACCGAGACAAAATaccattttaggaaatagaTTACACCCATTTTCCTGATTAGTTGAAGCTGATAATAGCCAaacctttttccttttaaaacaATAAGGTCCCAtcattcttttttacttttcttattgtttctattttctctcccctttcttttttagaGAAATATTGTACTACTAGTTAATTACAAATAGTAGAGAACAGTCAAATTAGGAGAACTACTCATAttcacaataaaattttacattgttctatttttaattgagaAACCATGTATTGGGCATGAACCTAATTCCTACATGAGTTGAgttttaactcacaaaatgcTTATGTGGTGCCTAAAGAAGTTGACTGCTGACCTAATTGATTATTGGTGTTGTAATTATATATCATCTAAAtcaataactaattaataaataaacagAGATATATGTGTGGATTATGAAAACATGCACGTAACCCACTTCAAATATATCTTGTCATTTGTCAATGGTTAATTTAGAGGGTACGTACTTTCATCAATTAGTATAGACTATAGAGTAAAGATATATTAAcaattttgcaattaaataatgtaaatatagattgaaaatttgaagacaATATTTGAAATGTCAATTGCAAATTTTCGGTGGgtagtattttgattttttgacttTGATTTGACAATACTACTTTGGTTGGTCTCTCAACTTAATGAAGTAGTACTTTATTCTAATCTTTTGTTAACTCTTTCCTTTAATAAAAGTAATCTTAGTATATGAATTGGGTCAACCCGCTTTTTGATCACCTAATCCAAAAGCGTGATTACGCATTTCCACTTTATATAAACGTGTTGAATGCAATCAGCTTCACCGATTTCAAGACCCATTTTGGTCTCGAATCTTATCGAAATCTGCCTTTACTTTTGTTGTGTTACATAGTTTTGAGCAATACATAGATTCTTGATTATgtaataaacaaacaaatgtcCAATTTGATCAATATAACAATTAGATGGCAATCACTTCAATCTTAGGTTGGATATATACCAGccaataaaaattagaacacaaaattttTCCATTAGATTGTCTTACGAAATCAAGTTATGTAGGATGATACTTATGTAATTATGgtcatattcaaatttaaattcaattcagGATAATAACCAGAAATATGACATTAAGGGAGAATCTTAACTACcttatgttgaaaattttcactTTAACATTACACATATGAAAGTATGGGTTAATAGCacttttaaaaatgcaacttatgaaaatttaaGTGAGAAGTGGCTAGAGGTgataatatttaaacattGAAGTCCTTGTGATAGAGGAAGTGTGCCAACTATTAAAGTTATATATATCTACATAAGTGTGGGGGCAAAGAATAAAAGGTGACATTGAAAAGCATAATTTTGGTGTGagaataattaagaatattataATCATGGTGGAGTTCCAAACTCTAATCTTGCCTTGAACTGCTAGCAAAGATccatcaaatatatatttgatggaacatgacaaattttgatatcaaattatcaattatagtttcttatttatggaatataaaaaaaatggtctTAAATATACTAGGGCATTGTTTTCTTGGTCTTAACTCGgtagtattataattacaatGGTCAATGGTTAAAgtctaacaaaaaaaattaagcacttccattaattcaaaatcaagtgAAATGTTTgatttagtaataaaaaatatagtgatgcacaatatttaatttgaagcagtagctattaatattataaatgaaatcGTTTTCGCTGTATTTATCCGTAGCGTGATCTAACATAATTAATGCTTTCTAttatgagtattattttattgttatttttgtagTGATGATAGATACAAACTTAAAGATTTCATTacttaattatcatatttagCATAAAAGATTTGTGTCTGAGTAAACGTAAACAATAAGTATTAGAACGAGCTGGAGAgaatattagatttattatttgtcttattatggaaatataaaaaaatgcatgttttctttattctatAATGTTACTACCATATAAACATTGCAcaacctactttattctttttatataatttatttgacaGCTTGGTTTGAATTTCTATCAGAAGACGACGAATCactaattaaagtaataaCTTTGGATTATGTTTTGCACCAACTAATTAAAATCGTGAACAGTTTGAATGATACTTTATAATGAGATCGATCAAATAATTGCAATATTATCTACCGACAAATCTTGACGATTATGAAATGATTAAGcccatttcaattttgttttatagcACGGTATATTTCTAAGCTCAACCTAgcataaaacttaaaaagagagaataataaataaatgtgaagaaataaaattaacagtTTAAGTCTGATCAGTCACTTCATTGATGAATTTATTCACTATACTATTCCCTAACAAATTATCAATATACATTGAAGAACTTATAAATTGTTGCTAGTTTGGTTAgcagataaaagaaaatgccagtttatttagacaaattaaATGCGTTAAATTAATATCGAGCTTTAATCagacaatattaattaaaatcaaacaagaaCAAAGACTTGAGATCGACATCCCATCTTCTTGAAAATAAACCTTTGCAGCTGCAGCTTCAAA is a window from the Salvia hispanica cultivar TCC Black 2014 chromosome 1, UniMelb_Shisp_WGS_1.0, whole genome shotgun sequence genome containing:
- the LOC125193593 gene encoding uncharacterized protein LOC125193593 produces the protein MTSPSRIMRKSIFTFLQNFHHLSTAPALLLLPFAASTLLSPPLVASSRLFPLLHGRLHSLFLAAGIPPQSELFAILNLKLAQTILSFSFSLPFSLSFLLLAKAAVVKLLHHHNKPHSFLSLISTFNRLVSTQICNSLLILATNATCFCLLAAAFNLSDAFSLSSPRFRLLLSATGAICYSIALANAYIVSGLALIIAAAEDSGAGAGGFSSILEACVAIRGRTSAALSLAVPMNMALAAVEALFQYRVLSREIKVTPAMVAEAALVAYLYAVVLIIDTIVGYVFLKSCREEQRDFCPHRIEFIKQGKAMESAV